A region of Candidatus Methylomirabilota bacterium DNA encodes the following proteins:
- a CDS encoding 4-hydroxyphenylacetate 3-hydroxylase N-terminal domain-containing protein, producing MAARSGEQFLQGLRGTKRQLWLEGQRVDDVTTHPALAGGAQTLAGIFDRLHAFPDECLVPDPETGEPLNVGHMIPRSIDDLKRRNRGLARIAEATVGLMGRTPDYMNVKFASFAGRWKDWLGADGRNEEGAHNLVAFQKRLARQDISLTHTIIHPTIDKATDARIVDSRVPVHKIAETAGSIVVRGARILATLAPYADEIAVYPAHPLPAGAEAYALAFSIPVDTPGLLFMCRDSAATPGVPVFDRPLSTRFDEQDAFVIFDDVEIPRERLFIDGRIDLYNTVITTGLRDNMTNQTTIRALTKLEFAYGLATRMAEAIGDASPATQEMLGELLDYVEVSRSAVLLSAEHGRDVGDGVWFPDGRPLAPMRSLLATWFPRVNEILVLIGSHNLLATPSRRQLDDVRLRPLIDEFLHGAKDVDAEERAALFRLAWDFVGSTLAGRNVLYERFYLASAARNRIGHHVRNVDRSRAYALVDGILAAGRRTGGLADA from the coding sequence GCGCAGACGCTGGCCGGCATCTTCGACCGGCTCCACGCCTTCCCCGACGAGTGTCTGGTCCCGGACCCGGAGACCGGTGAGCCGCTCAACGTCGGCCACATGATCCCGCGCTCGATCGACGACCTCAAGCGGCGCAACCGGGGCCTGGCCCGCATCGCGGAGGCCACCGTCGGCCTCATGGGCCGCACCCCCGACTACATGAACGTGAAGTTCGCGAGCTTCGCCGGACGCTGGAAGGACTGGCTCGGCGCGGACGGGCGGAACGAGGAAGGGGCGCACAACCTGGTCGCGTTCCAGAAGCGGCTCGCCCGTCAGGACATCTCACTCACCCACACGATCATCCACCCGACCATCGACAAGGCGACCGATGCCCGGATCGTCGACAGCCGGGTGCCGGTGCACAAGATCGCCGAGACCGCGGGGAGCATCGTGGTGCGCGGCGCGCGCATCCTGGCGACCCTCGCCCCGTACGCCGACGAGATCGCGGTCTATCCCGCCCACCCGCTGCCCGCGGGGGCCGAAGCCTACGCGCTCGCCTTCTCGATCCCGGTGGACACCCCGGGGCTGCTCTTCATGTGCCGCGACAGCGCGGCCACGCCGGGCGTGCCGGTGTTCGACCGGCCCCTGTCGACCCGCTTCGACGAGCAGGACGCCTTCGTGATCTTCGACGACGTCGAGATCCCGCGGGAGCGCCTCTTCATCGACGGCCGGATCGACCTCTACAACACCGTCATCACCACCGGCCTGCGCGACAACATGACGAACCAGACCACCATCCGCGCGCTCACCAAGCTCGAGTTCGCCTACGGCCTCGCCACCCGCATGGCGGAGGCGATCGGCGACGCGAGCCCCGCGACCCAGGAGATGCTGGGCGAGCTGCTCGACTACGTGGAGGTCAGCCGCAGCGCGGTCCTGCTCTCCGCCGAGCACGGGCGGGACGTGGGCGACGGGGTGTGGTTCCCGGACGGCCGCCCGCTCGCCCCCATGCGGTCGCTGCTCGCCACGTGGTTCCCGCGGGTGAACGAGATCCTCGTGCTCATCGGGAGCCACAACCTCCTGGCCACTCCGAGCCGGCGCCAGCTCGACGACGTCCGCCTCCGCCCGCTCATCGACGAGTTCCTGCACGGCGCGAAGGACGTCGACGCCGAGGAGCGGGCCGCCCTGTTCCGCCTCGCGTGGGATTTCGTCGGCTCGACCCTCGCGGGCCGCAACGTCCTCTACGAGCGCTTCTACCTCGCCTCGGCGGCCCGCAATCGCATCGGCCACCACGTGCGCAACGTCGACCGCAGCCGCGCCTACGCGCTCGTCGACGGGATCCTGGCCGCCGGGCGCCGGACGGGCGGGCTCGCGGACGCGTGA